The sequence below is a genomic window from Silene latifolia isolate original U9 population chromosome 7, ASM4854445v1, whole genome shotgun sequence.
TTTACTAAGAAAATATTTGTTTCCATTGAAAGGCATGGCGATTATGGGATGAGGGCCTATCATATGACTTTATAGACCCTGTATTGTGCAACAATTGTTCGAGCAACGAGGTGATGAGGTGCATTCAGATTGGATTGCTATGTGTGCAAGCAGATCCAGACGAAAGACCCACCATGACTGTGGTGGTTCTCATGCTTACGGGCTCTATCGATCTACCGTTGCCATCAGCACCATTGATGTCCACCCGTCAAAACAGCATGTCTATTGCTTATAGTGGCGAGCAACAAAGTGACCCTAACTACTCTTCGACGTCTAAGTATGTTACCATACGAATCGATATGGACCGGGACTCGTACGCAGAAGCAAGATAATTGAAAATGTGCATAGTTTAGATATCATCAATATGTCTTTTGGAATGTGTTGTACTTGTGGAAGTCCTTGGCTTAATTAGTCCATTTGAAGTGCTAAAGAATTCCTCAAAAGGTTAAAAGGTTCATGTGTTTTCATCCTATTCGATTTGAACAATCATACACGGACCTAAATCCATCGCTTTCCTAATTACACGATATTaaaatatacggagtaatatATTTTCCTAATAGCCCCTTGCAAAGTATTAAGATTTTTCAAGCGTAATAAAAAATTTGCGAGACTTCTGAAACATTATTGTCATGACTCATGATTAAAGGGCACCATATCCGCCTTAACTGGTGAAAATCAGTAGTCGTCCTAGATGTGTTCAATAAAATACCTTCGATCTCGACAAGTAGAATGAAATAacaacaaattaatattattgccGTCTTTGTAAAATTTCTTTTCACAAACGTCAACTGTACTTGTGATTGGTATAGCACCACTCAAGTGGTACCTTGTTTCATTTTAGACTTGTTCTGAGAAAGACTTGAGAGCAATGTTTTAGTATTTGCTAATTCTTCATCAATTGGAATATTAAATGTACATATGAGGCCTTATTTAACATTCAACCCGATCCGATAGTGACTTAAACCGAACCTGAGTCGACATATCACCAGAATTGACCCTACTCGATAATAACCCAACCAGAACTGACCATGCCCTTTCTATGACTCAACCCAACGCGACTAGAATGACTCGATTGCAACTTTAGGTTCATATTCATCATATTCGTCTGTCAGACCCTTAGTCAAGTTCAATATAGGTCGTGTGTTACATcatttgattaattttttttttgttgaccaggagtatccctaccgacagctggggcaatctccttcggggtactgaaggcaattgaatgggttgacccctcccaagtttgactTTTTCATTCGTAAGAGTCCAGAATCGAACCCTTGACcccttgtttaagagatgagagcctttatcactcacaccagccaactttggtacaTCATCTCATTATTGATGAATCTATTTTACCTAGCATTAGTACAAAAAGTATGTTACATCAATGACATTCGTTTAACAGCAAATAACAGAACATTTCAATATAGGAATTTTCATAGTTATGGTTTTTTCCAATCCCCATTTGCATAGGCTTATTCTACTCCAGCCAGTAGAATGTATATTGACCAAATTCATAGATTAACTTACGCTATGATTCTATCACATCAAGCAGTCGGACGTAAAGCTAACGTTGATTATGTCGATGACAACAATAAATATATCGAACTTATGTCGTTTGACTTCGAAGATGATGGACAACTTCCACTTTATTTGTAAATATAtgatcaaaattcaccatttatTATACTTAACAAAAAAAAGACAAACATGGGAAGAATTGTGtttgttctagtatcaattttaatcacacaattttATATCAATGTCGATGCACAAACGTATGTGGAATCCGGTTGTACCGGGTACTATTTCAATTACACTCATGGTAGTGCATTTGAAGAGAATCTCAAACACCTTTTAAACAATCTCATCCTAAAATCCTCTTCTCAAAAATTCTATAATACCACAGTCGGTGTTTCTCCCGACAAAGCGTATGGCATTTTCCATTGTCGATATGACGTGGGCCTGGCCGTTTGTAGTGCATGTGTTAATGAAGCGAGAAAGAAGATAACTCAAGACTGCCCTTTATATGGTGAAGGTATCACATGGTACCAGGAGTGTATGGTGCGGTATGCAGACCGTAACATCTTCTCTACATACGAGAGTTATCCATCGTTTGGATTTACTAACTCGATCAATGTATCAAATTACGAAGACTTTGCTCCAATTTTATCAAAGACGATGAACGAGCTCATCAACAATGCTTCATCGACCTCAAAATATATTGCTTTCGGCAAAACCAATTGGACAGTGTTCGAAACATTGTATAGTTTTGCACAATGTACCCCTGATATGGATCGTTTTGGGTGTAATACTTGTCTCAAATCGGCTTTTTCCCAAACAGCCGGTTGTTGTAGTAATACTTTATCGGCGATGATCTACCTGCCTAGTTGCCAATTGAGGTATCAAATGAGTCCATTTTTGAAAGATCATTCACCTACTATTATAAATCAAGGTGAGTTCTTTCGAGGGATTAAAATTTGCGAAATATTTTTCCAATTTTGACACAATTGTTACAATTCGCTAATTGAAAAgtcgtcttttttttttccagtgTCGCCACCAAGCAAGAAAAAAGGAGGGATGAAGATGGCAATTATAATAGCAATAGCTGTTTGCGCAGCGGTTGGATTGATAGTTCTAGCTCTTGTTTTATGGCTATGTCTGCATCGTAGGAGACCTAACGACGCACAAAGTGGGCTGCACGATGGTACTGGTAAGTCATAAAACATACGTCCAAGAGTTCTTTATTCGTGCTAAGTCATAAAAGTACATACAAGTCTATGTCTAAGAGTTTTATATTCGGCCCAGGCACCAAAGCTAGTTTATACTCCCTcggttccggtcatttgttgtcctattccattttgggtgtcttagtcaattgttgttctttctattCTAGGAATGTATTTGATGAACGAtatgatcattcacactcaatttggtccattcGTCATCTAATAATTGGCTCTCACCTCTgatctttccttggtctttgtgccaaaatcaaaggacaacaattgacggGACAGAGGGAGAAATTTAAAGCGCCGACTAGTCATAGTCAATGCTTCATAGTCAATGTTGTTAGAATCACGATCCTGTTTGACAACAATAACATGGCTAGAATTAGTGGCGGTATCAGAGAATTAGCATCGATTAGTCATAGTCAGGGCTTCAGAGTCAATGTTGTTAGAATCACGATCCCGTTTTGCAATAACAAAGTGGCTATAATTAGTGACGGTACCAGAGATTTGAAAACATGGGTGATTATAAATCTATGGGTCATGGTCTTGGTGAAATTGTCGCGAGGTCTCGATTAGCAATCATCAATCGAGGTCTTGAGACCCGTTGTGGTGTGTTTAGTAGGATTTATAAGTATACTTTATGCATTTTAGTTATTCCATATGCATCAAAATTTGAGGTTTTTTATTCTAATGAAACAGAGAAAGGTATGGAAGATACTCTTGGAGACGCGGAATGTGTGCAATACGATTTCAACACACTGAAAATTGCAACAGGCGACTTCTCAGCGGAAAACATGTTGGGTGAAGGCGGATTTGGTATTGTATACAAGGGAACACTGGAGAATGGACAACATTTAGCCATTAAGAGGCTCTCCGTCCACACGACTGGCCAGGGTGCGCAGGAGTTCAAGACAGAGGCTCGCCTACTAGCCAAGCTTCAACACAGAAATTTGGTTAAGCTTGTGGGATTTTGCTCGGAAGGAGACGAAAAAATGCTTGTCTACGAGTATATGTCTAATTCAAGCGTGGATCGCTTCTTGTTCGGTATATGCTCTTTTGACAACTTGATACATTAAACGGAGTAGTTAACAAACAGTCCAATTAGTAAAAACGTGTGATACTAAATTGGTGACATTGTCTAATGCTAGTTGTCGCGTCATATACACAACTCTTAACGTGTGAAATATGCGCGTAATAACCTTCAAAATCTATGAATATCGTGAGCAAAATTTGCAGATATATTGGCTATGAAAGTGTTTTTTTATCTGACATATTCTTGTTATTGTATTGAAGATCCAAGTAAGCGGCCTCTTTTAGATTGGGTGACACGACACAGAATTGTAATGGGGATCGCAAGAGGTCTTCAATACCTTCATGAAGACTCCCGGCTCACTATTATACATCGCGATCTTAAGCCTGGAAATATTCTTTTGGATAAGGAGATGAATCCAAAGATAGCTGACTTTGGCCTAGCAAGACTCTTTCAAGGCGCAGAAAAGTTTGGGAACACCGCTCGAATCGTTGGAACTCAGTATGTCTACCATTCAATTTCCAACTTATTTGGATTGAAATTCTTAAATCATTATATTTCTTCTTCTTTGCCTACAATAACATTATAGATTAAATTCCAATGAAATAGCTTTATCAAACCTAAATGATATGTGCAGAGGATACATGGCACCAGAATACTTGATAACGGGGGACTACTCCGTCAAATCCGATGTATATAGTTTTGGAATCATGCTTCTAGAGATTTTGAGTGGCCAGAAGAACAGGACATCAAAGAAGTCACCACAAAAGGAGGACCTCTCAATTCATGTAAGTTCAAAGGTGCATATATACCTACATCAAAAATATTTAACTAACGATGAATCTTTCTAACCAAACCCTTGTTTCGATTGAAAGGCATGGCGATTATGGGATGAGGGGCGATCATTCGACTTGATAGACCCAGTATTGTACAACGATTGTTCAATTAACGAAGTGACGAGGTGCATTCAGATAGGATTGTTATGTGTTCAAGCAAATGCAGAGGAAAGACCCACAATGACTGCGGTGGTTCTCATGCTTACAGGTTCTATAGATCTACCATCGCCATTACCACCATCGATGTCCACCCAAAAATACAGCACACCTATTGGCTATAGTGGTGCACAGCAAAGCGACCCTGACCACTCTTCGACTAAGTCTTTCACCATGCGAACTGATATGGATCATGACTTGTACCCAAAACCAAGATGATATGTAGTGtgcatatttatgcatattatcaAACCCCTATCTTGTTGATATTTGCTTATCTTGTTGATATTTGCTTATGTAAAATCAAACACATTTGTGGTAACtgtatttttaacttaattaGGTGATGAAAACCTTGCAAATGGATTTGTTTCTACCGAGTATTAGTATAAAGAAAATGAGATGGCGCCTCCTTTACAACAAACGTAAACAAATTTATTGGACGGAGGGAGTAAATTATTGTAGCAATGATTACATCAAATAATAGATCAATTCAAAGAGAATATTTTTGATAAATGTATTGCTTTTGAAGCAGTCAAGCGTGAATCAAATATTGATTACATCAATGATCAATGACACAACAAAATATACTTCTTCCGCTCGAAAGGTTAATAAATGATGGGACAAATGGAGTATCAAACTATGGCATTTGCATTAAAGGAGTCTAGACATATTCCCAATAATTTCCTTGTAAATATATGTTGATCCCATTAATAGATTACCCTTCACAAAATTTTACGTTTTGGCACAACTCTCGGTCACAATTTGCTAATAGTAAACTCAAACAATTTTTTCTAGAATCGACGGTAAGCAACAAAAGATAGAGGATCATTGAAGATGGGCATCGTTGTAGCTGTAGCGGTTTGCACATCGGTTGGATTGATAATTCTAGCTCTTCTTTTGTGGATATGTCTACGGCAGTGTAGAAAACATAAAGTAGCAAACGTTGTACCTACAACATCACCAAGCGGCCTTCATGAGGCGCATGATGGTACAGGTAAGTCGTCAAACAAATTAACGAAATTTTTTCTATTGTACTGGCCTTCGCAATCATTTGACTCGAAAAAAATTAGAATTTTATGTTTGATGCTGGTTAGTCAAAATAAGCTAACAATTTAGAGATGGATAGAGTTTCTAACTGGGATTTTTTTGTAAATATACAGGGAAAAGGGAGGCTGAGATTCTAGAGAGCATTGGAGACACAGAATTATTTGTGCAATATGATTTCGACACTCTAAAAATTGCGACGAGAGATTTCTCAGATGAAAATATGTTGGGTGAAGGAGGGTTTGGTAATGTATACAGGGGAACACTTACGAATGGACAATATTTAGCCATAAAGAGGCTATCCGGCCTTACCACGGCACAGGACACGCGAGGCATGCGGGAATTTAAGAAGGAGGCTCGCCTACTAACCAAGCTTCAACACAACAATCTTGTCAGGCTTGTGGGATTTTGCTCTGAAGGAGACGAAAAGTTACTTGTTTATGAGTATATGTCTAATTCAAACTTGGACCGCGTCTTGTCTGGTACATATTCTTTTGACGACTTCATATCTTATACGAAGTAGTTAATTCTaatttatgttctaaaatttgaGCGTAATCTAACACTTCCTCTTTACGCTATGAAAGATCCAAGTATGTGGTCTCTACTGAATTGGGCAACGCGGCACCACATTATCATTGGGATTGCAAGAGGTCTCCAGTATCTTCATGAAGATTCCCGGCTTATTATACATGGCGACCTTAAACTCGGTAATATTCTATTGGATAAGAGAATGAACCCAAAGATAGCTGAATTTGGCATAGCAAGACTCTTTGAAGGTGCAGATAAGGCAGGGAACACTGTTTGCATTGTCGGAACTCAGTATGTTTATTATTCAATACTTTCGACTTTATTGCTTGAACTTCTTAATTAAGTTTTTCATCTTTGCATTCTTTAACTAACGAGACCATTTTTTAGTACGGTGAGTACGAAAGTGGAATCAGAACAGTAACATTGGTAATTTAAAAGGATAGTTTTCCCTCTGCAGAGGATACATGGCACCAGAATACTTGATGACGGGGGACTACTCTGACAAATCGGACGTTTATAGTTTCGGAATCATGATTTTAGAGATTGTCAGCGGTCAAAAGAACAGCATATCTAAGAAGTCGCCACAAAAGGAGGACTTCCCAATTCATGTAAGTTCAAAGGTCCTTACCTACTTTGAAAACAAATAACTAACAACTCGTAAGTCGTAAACCTTACTCTGAAAAGCTTTGTATGTTTCTATTGAAAGGTATGGCGATTATGGGATAAGGCGCGATCACTCAACTTGGTAGATCCAGTATTAAAAAACAATTATTCGATTGATGTATTGAGGTGCATTCAGATTGGATTATTATGTGTGCAAGCAAATGCAGAGCAAAGACCCGCCATGACAGTAGTGGTTCGCATGCTTACCGACTCTATTGATCTACCATTGCCATCAGCACCAACTCATGTCCACCTATCAATACAACTTGCCTATAGCTTACCAACAAAGTGACCATATGACCGTTCTTCACTACCTCTTCGTCTGATTCTACCACCATGTGAGCCGATATAGACCATGACGTATGCCCTAAACCAAGATGATTG
It includes:
- the LOC141590774 gene encoding cysteine-rich receptor-like protein kinase 7, with the translated sequence MAPEYLMAGDYSEKSDAYSFGIVLLEIVSGQKNKKSKNSPRKEDLQIHAWRLWDEGLSYDFIDPVLCNNCSSNEVMRCIQIGLLCVQADPDERPTMTVVVLMLTGSIDLPLPSAPLMSTRQNSMSIAYSGEQQSDPNYSSTSKYVTIRIDMDRDSYAEAR
- the LOC141590775 gene encoding cysteine-rich receptor-like protein kinase 15, with protein sequence MGRIVFVLVSILITQFYINVDAQTYVESGCTGYYFNYTHGSAFEENLKHLLNNLILKSSSQKFYNTTVGVSPDKAYGIFHCRYDVGLAVCSACVNEARKKITQDCPLYGEGITWYQECMVRYADRNIFSTYESYPSFGFTNSINVSNYEDFAPILSKTMNELINNASSTSKYIAFGKTNWTVFETLYSFAQCTPDMDRFGCNTCLKSAFSQTAGCCSNTLSAMIYLPSCQLRYQMSPFLKDHSPTIINQVSPPSKKKGGMKMAIIIAIAVCAAVGLIVLALVLWLCLHRRRPNDAQSGLHDGTEKGMEDTLGDAECVQYDFNTLKIATGDFSAENMLGEGGFGIVYKGTLENGQHLAIKRLSVHTTGQGAQEFKTEARLLAKLQHRNLVKLVGFCSEGDEKMLVYEYMSNSSVDRFLFDPSKRPLLDWVTRHRIVMGIARGLQYLHEDSRLTIIHRDLKPGNILLDKEMNPKIADFGLARLFQGAEKFGNTARIVGTQGYMAPEYLITGDYSVKSDVYSFGIMLLEILSGQKNRTSKKSPQKEDLSIHAWRLWDEGRSFDLIDPVLYNDCSINEVTRCIQIGLLCVQANAEERPTMTAVVLMLTGSIDLPSPLPPSMSTQKYSTPIGYSGAQQSDPDHSSTKSFTMRTDMDHDLYPKPR
- the LOC141590776 gene encoding cysteine-rich receptor-like protein kinase 8 yields the protein MGIVVAVAVCTSVGLIILALLLWICLRQCRKHKVANVVPTTSPSGLHEAHDGTGKREAEILESIGDTELFVQYDFDTLKIATRDFSDENMLGEGGFGNVYRGTLTNGQYLAIKRLSGLTTAQDTRGMREFKKEARLLTKLQHNNLVRLVGFCSEGDEKLLVYEYMSNSNLDRVLSDPSMWSLLNWATRHHIIIGIARGLQYLHEDSRLIIHGDLKLGNILLDKRMNPKIAEFGIARLFEGADKAGNTVCIVGTQGYMAPEYLMTGDYSDKSDVYSFGIMILEIVSGQKNSISKKSPQKEDFPIHVWRLWDKARSLNLVDPVLKNNYSIDVLRCIQIGLLCVQANAEQRPAMTVVVRMLTDSIDLPLPSAPTHVHLSIQLAYSLPTK